In Pseudodesulfovibrio hydrargyri, a single window of DNA contains:
- a CDS encoding permease produces the protein MKTFLTLWNESAVTSLGLFWTAFWAFGLGYLVSGMIQVFVTRSRMKRGMGKATAGSVGLGTFFGFLSSSCSFAALSTTRSLFAKGAGLVPALAFMLSSTNLVVELGIIIALFLSWQFVVGEYLGGVLLIVFMWIVVALTLPAGLEDEAREHARARAGDGDEDENPDWRTLIRSPGGWLKVARRYAMEWDMVWKDVSIGFTVAGIIAVFVPRDFFQALFIDSGAAHPAFWQVLAQAVIGPVAAFFTFIGSMGNVPLAAVLFTNGVSFAGVMAFLFSDLVVFPVVRIQAGYYGWRMALYLVVVLLLALVATSVVLHYGFAAFDMLPKGGAGRIMADREFFAVDYTLFLNAAFAVLSGAFWLWKRAADRAAMAGRTAHGSGHDGMDMPHGSDHEGMSHGSASLGDRLLFWFAMAAFAWLAGGVAVPLFAG, from the coding sequence ATGAAGACGTTTTTGACCTTGTGGAACGAATCGGCGGTGACCTCGCTCGGCCTGTTCTGGACGGCCTTCTGGGCCTTCGGGCTGGGCTATCTCGTCAGCGGCATGATCCAGGTCTTCGTCACCCGCAGCCGGATGAAGCGGGGCATGGGCAAGGCCACGGCCGGGAGCGTGGGGCTCGGCACCTTCTTCGGCTTTCTGTCCAGCTCGTGCAGCTTCGCGGCCCTGTCCACCACCCGTTCGCTCTTTGCCAAGGGGGCGGGACTGGTGCCCGCCCTGGCCTTCATGCTTTCGTCCACCAACCTGGTGGTGGAGTTGGGGATCATCATCGCCCTGTTCCTCTCCTGGCAGTTTGTGGTCGGCGAGTACCTGGGCGGGGTGCTGCTCATCGTCTTCATGTGGATCGTGGTCGCCCTGACCCTGCCCGCCGGACTGGAGGACGAGGCCAGGGAGCACGCCCGCGCCCGGGCCGGGGACGGCGACGAGGACGAGAACCCGGACTGGCGGACCCTGATCCGCTCGCCCGGGGGGTGGCTGAAGGTGGCCCGGCGCTACGCCATGGAGTGGGACATGGTCTGGAAGGACGTGTCCATCGGCTTCACCGTGGCGGGTATCATCGCGGTCTTCGTGCCGCGCGATTTCTTCCAGGCCCTGTTCATCGACTCCGGGGCCGCCCATCCGGCCTTTTGGCAGGTCCTGGCCCAGGCGGTCATCGGGCCCGTCGCCGCCTTCTTCACCTTCATCGGCTCCATGGGCAACGTGCCGCTGGCCGCCGTCCTCTTCACCAACGGGGTCAGCTTCGCCGGGGTCATGGCCTTCCTGTTCAGCGATCTGGTGGTCTTTCCGGTGGTCCGCATCCAGGCGGGCTACTACGGCTGGAGGATGGCCCTCTATCTCGTCGTGGTCCTGCTCCTGGCTCTGGTGGCCACGTCCGTGGTCCTGCACTACGGGTTCGCCGCCTTCGACATGCTCCCCAAGGGCGGAGCGGGAAGGATCATGGCCGACCGCGAGTTCTTCGCCGTGGACTACACCCTGTTTCTCAACGCGGCCTTCGCCGTCCTGTCCGGAGCGTTCTGGCTGTGGAAGCGCGCCGCGGACCGGGCCGCCATGGCAGGGCGTACGGCTCACGGTTCCGGCCATGACGGCATGGACATGCCCCACGGTTCGGATCATGAAGGCATGTCCCACGGCTCCGCCTCCCTGGGCGACCGCCTGCTCTTCTGGTTCGCCATGGCCGCCTTCGCCTGGCTGGCCGGGGGCGTGGCCGTTCCCCTGTTCGCGGGGTGA
- a CDS encoding ATP-binding protein yields MDDFAYENLGICYWNGTLGPFNVGVVGTGSMLRVLLDIIYNEAFREFLPEMCLSAISDTTPGEPLPEDCETCPIYPTYREMLDAHPEINLVVEITGDRGAAASLRKELPATVALIDHRELIFLCGLHDMAVVKGHYMTSLDHQRTLIQSIIDEIREDIFLLDKSGNIQDLNRTVWQRAGVPRKELLGRPCWEAARLRDGSTFCNQLDPVCPFHKTLLSGRKEEALVTRVNGGGLLQYYRLYAYPIFDMRGNMSHIMVMHRDITERTQREKYQQQQDKFAIIGEISTYLAHEIRNPLYAVGGFANALLRSPKLDEQEREKVQIIVEETRRLDKLLTNMLNFVRPSPGPGSAVDLAEVCRDVAELMDVGYGRQGYAFVIKAEEHLPSVQGDADSLKQCLVNIIRNSIEAMPGGGEITIDLSLGDGDVVVRITDTGSGMSETELDRAFNPFYSTKADGNGLGLALIKKIIEESGGHVTLASRPGQGTTVTLRLPPAMDVEHPVRNESNNI; encoded by the coding sequence ATGGACGATTTCGCATACGAAAACCTCGGCATCTGCTACTGGAACGGGACGCTCGGACCCTTCAACGTGGGCGTGGTCGGCACCGGCTCCATGCTCCGGGTCCTGCTCGACATCATCTACAACGAGGCCTTTCGCGAATTCCTGCCCGAGATGTGCCTGTCGGCCATCAGCGACACCACGCCGGGCGAGCCGTTGCCCGAGGATTGCGAGACCTGCCCCATCTACCCGACCTACCGGGAGATGCTCGACGCCCACCCGGAGATCAACCTGGTGGTCGAGATCACCGGCGACCGGGGTGCCGCGGCATCGCTGCGCAAGGAACTGCCCGCCACGGTCGCACTGATCGACCACCGCGAGCTGATCTTCCTGTGCGGTCTGCACGACATGGCCGTGGTCAAGGGACACTACATGACCAGCCTGGACCACCAGCGCACCCTGATCCAGTCCATCATCGACGAGATTCGCGAGGACATCTTCCTTCTGGACAAGAGTGGGAACATCCAGGACCTGAACCGCACGGTCTGGCAACGGGCGGGCGTGCCGCGCAAGGAGCTGCTCGGCAGGCCGTGCTGGGAGGCCGCGAGGCTGCGCGACGGCTCGACCTTCTGCAACCAGCTCGACCCGGTCTGCCCCTTCCATAAGACGCTCTTAAGCGGGCGCAAGGAGGAGGCCCTGGTCACCCGGGTCAACGGCGGCGGCCTGCTCCAGTACTACCGGCTCTACGCCTACCCCATCTTCGACATGCGGGGGAACATGTCCCACATCATGGTCATGCACCGGGACATCACCGAGCGGACCCAGCGTGAGAAGTACCAGCAACAGCAGGACAAGTTCGCCATCATCGGCGAGATATCCACCTACCTGGCCCACGAAATCCGCAACCCGCTCTACGCGGTGGGCGGATTCGCCAACGCCCTGCTGCGCTCCCCCAAGCTGGACGAACAGGAACGCGAAAAGGTCCAAATCATCGTGGAGGAGACCCGCCGCCTGGACAAGCTTTTGACCAACATGCTCAACTTCGTGCGCCCCTCGCCCGGACCGGGCTCGGCCGTGGACCTGGCGGAAGTGTGCCGCGACGTGGCCGAGCTCATGGACGTGGGTTACGGCCGCCAGGGATACGCCTTCGTCATCAAGGCCGAGGAGCACCTACCCTCGGTGCAGGGCGACGCCGACTCCCTGAAGCAGTGCCTGGTGAACATCATCAGGAACTCCATCGAGGCCATGCCCGGCGGCGGCGAGATCACCATCGACCTGTCCCTGGGCGACGGCGACGTGGTCGTGCGCATCACGGATACGGGTTCGGGCATGAGCGAGACCGAGCTGGACCGCGCCTTCAACCCTTTCTATTCCACCAAGGCGGACGGCAACGGACTGGGCCTGGCCCTGATCAAGAAGATCATCGAGGAGTCCGGGGGCCACGTGACCCTGGCCAGCCGTCCGGGCCAGGGCACCACCGTGACCCTGCGCCTGCCGCCGGCCATGGACGTGGAGCATCCGGTCCGGAACGAATCAAACAATATCTAA